The Anomaloglossus baeobatrachus isolate aAnoBae1 chromosome 4, aAnoBae1.hap1, whole genome shotgun sequence genome contains the following window.
taactacaataatactgccccctatgtacaagaatataactactataatactgctcctatgtacaagaatataactactataatactgtcccctatgtacaagaatataactattataatactgcccctatgtacaagaatataactactataatactgccccctatgtacaagaatataactactataatactgtcccctatgtacaagaatataactattataatactgccccctatgtacaagaatgtaactactataatactgcccttatgtacaagaatataattactataatactgtcccctatgtacaagaatatagctactataatactgctccctatgtacaagaatgtaactactataatactgcccttatgtacaagaatataattactataatactgtcccctatgtacaagaatataattactataatactgtcccctatgtacaagaatataactacaataatactgccccctatgtacaagaatataactattataatactgcccctatgtacaagaatataattactataatactgtcccctatgtacaagaatataattactataatactgtcccctatgtacaagaatataactacaataatactgccccctatgtacaagaatataactactataatactgccccctatgtacaagaatataactactataatactgccctctatgtacaagaatataactactataatactgccccctatgtacaagaatataactactataatactgccctctatgtacaagaatataactactatattactgccccctatgtacaagaatataactgctataatactgcccctatgtacaggaatataactactataatactgcccctatgtacaagaatataactactataatactgccccctatgtacaagaatataactactataatactgccccctatgtacaggaatataactactataatactgccccctatgtacaggaatataactactataatactgcccctatgtacaagaatataactactataatactgccccctatgtacaggaatataactactataatactgccccctatgtacaggaatataactactataatactgccccctatgtacaggaatataactactataatactgccccctatgtacaggaatataactactataatactgcccctatgtacaggaatataactactataatactgccccctatgtacaggaatataactactataatactgcccctatgtacaagaatataactactataatactgctccctatgtacaagaatataactgctataatactgccctctatgtacaggaatataactactataatactgccccctatgtacaggaatataactactataatactgccccctatatacaagaatataactactataatactgctccctatgtacaagaatataactgctataatactgccctctatgtacaggaatataactactataataccgccctgtgtacaggaatattacTGCTCTTTTCTCTTTATAATGACTGCTTTCCTTCTCCACAGTTATCTGGACGAGGAGTCTCCTTCGCGATTATAAGGAAGCCTGTAAAGACATTGTTGTGGGAGCCAAGGAGCGCCCCCTTAaagcgtgtgtgtatatatctctGCTGGCGGGTGTGGGGGTCTGCTCGTCTAAAGCCCCCTCTGAGGACTCCTTCCATTGTTCCCTCCTGGAAGCGTCGGCCTCTCTTCTCCTTCTTTCCCCTTGGACGAGGAGCAGGACGTCTGACGGTCACGTTCAGCGCCTCCTCGACCTCCGTAATGAGAGTCGCCTGCGCCACGTGAAGCTTGTGTGCTTCTCCCTGATGTACGAGGCTCCGTATGACCCGGACTGTGACCTGTATGACGCCCAGTGCCCGCACCTGCAGCCCCGCATCACGGACTTTCCTGGCCGGGTCCTGGACGTCGGCTTCTTGGGACACTGGTGGCTCCTGAAGAATAAGATGAAGGACTGTGACATCAATGAGGAGGAGTTCAGCCGCCTTCCCTCCAGCATGAGAGCCATTTCCTACAACGATCTGCACTCGCAGGAGAATGAGAAACTCTATGAGATCAAATTCCAGCCGGTTGTGATGTGTGAAGACCCCGAGTGATGGCTGGGGGGTGGGGGGCGTCTGTCAGTTCGGACCCCGGAGTATTTATATGTGCAGATCGCTGCGGTCATAAACATGATCAGACTGGACGTGTGCGGCACCGATCACATGGACGTCCATTATCAACCCAAGCAACGCTGCTCTATGGAACGGGTCATATAATGGATATCAACCAGCGATGAGACCGACAAGCCATAGCAGCCAGAATGTGACAGATAGTCCTAAAGGAGGTGTCAGGGATTGGATAACATGGTGGCCTTCTGTAGAAATAGCGCCACCTTGTcttcaggttgtgtgtggtatcgcagcactttttttttccaaagaaataaataaataaatttaaattaaattaattaattatatatttttaaaaagtcCCCTGGTAGTGTTCCTCCTCAGCGCTGCCCTCGCTTCTTCCATTGTCactttttttcttataaaatataTACCTGATGTTACCACTAGAGGGCAGTGTGTATTTTGCACTTAATCAGGTCCATatgaacaaaaattaaaaaaaatatacaaataattAAATACTTAAGTGCAGAGACGATTTTGCAATtgcgttttattttttattttatttaagcttTTTAATTATTACCATTTTACTTTCCTTTAATAGGGACTTAGTTTccagcacattattattattattatttataataataataatattcacttgtataacgctattgattccacagcgctttacatacattggcaacgctgtccccattggggctcacaatctaaattccctatcagtatgtttttggtgggtttttttttttttttttttggagtgtgggaggaaactggagtactcggaggaaacccatacaaactccttgcagattttgtccttggtgggatttgaacccaggaccctggcgccacaagactgcagtgctaaccactgagcggccacaagactgcagtgctaaccactgagcggccacaagactgcagtgctaaccactgagcggccacaagactgcagtgctaaccactgagcggccacaagactgcagtgctaaccactgagcggccacaaggctgcagtgctaaccactgagcggccacaaggctgcagtgctaaccactgagcggccacaaggctgcagtgctaaccactgagcggccacaaggctgcagtgctaaccactgagcggccacaaggctgcagtgctaaccactgagcggccacaaggctgcagtgctaaccactgagcggccacaagactgcagtgctaaccactgagcggccacaagactgcagtgctaaccactgagcggccacaagactgcagtgctaaccactgagcggccacaagactgaagtgctaaccactgagcggccacaagactgcagtgctaaccactgagcggccacaagactgcagtgctagccactgtgcCACCCTGTTCAGCATTAATATCATAAATCAGCCTTTACAGCGTTTTTTTTCTTCCCGAATTCTGATTTCTtggcaataaaaaataaaaatgtatttatttttttttttcctggctccagagtttgatttttttttttttattttttacagaaaTTGTTAAGAATTAGTGTTGTTCAACCAAAAAACGCAGTGACACCTATTtgcctcttttttatttttttttttgcagcagcagcaGATTTGCAATTTCTCATCGCTTTCTAAGGGAGCAATAAACGCTGAAAGATtttacttggggggggggggggggataaaaaaaaacccaaacttatACATGAGATATCTGAAATCTCCTAGCTGATGCTGATTCTGTAAAATGCTGCACGTGGACAGTTTTAAGGGGCATTTTCACTGCAAGCTAGTTTTTGCTTGAAAACTTCCATGTGCCTAAAAAGCTCACTGACAGGGTCTCAGTTAACTCCTTCCGTAGCCAGTAATAGAAGGTGTAACACAGAGGCTAGACAAGGAAAAGGCACCGCTACAGAAATGTTTTCATGAGACCTAGTTGCAAATATGATCTTTTTGGCCCAAAATACAGGCATCTGAGGAAATAATAAAATTGACCCTTAAAGAGACGACGCCATATAAATATCTTAGATCTGTTTGTCTGGTTATTGTTCTCAGATGCTTCTCAGCTTTGCTTCCTTTCACATAGTACCACATGAGAGTGAAGCCGTGATCCTCCGGCTGATAACATAGGAcaacagcttaaggctatgtgcgcacgctgcgtttttttgacgctgcgtttttggccgataaaaaggcacctgcgtcgaaaaaacacgtaaaaaaatgcatgcgtttttggctgcgttttgctgcgtttttgatctctgcgttttgctgcgtttttccaatgcattgcatgggcgaaaaacgcaggaaagaattgacatatccattttttttttttcaagctcaaaaacgcagcttaaaaaaaaagttgtgtgcggacagcaaaaatgaaaactcatagactttgctggggaagcaaagtcatgcagttttgaggccaaaaacgcactcgaaaaactcagcgaaaaaacgcactgtgcgcacacagcctaatggtCAGCCATTGTGGAGCTGGGTGCAGGCTACTGATCTGCAATTAAACAAGGAAAGCCGATAATGAGAAGAACAATACAGTTAAGAAATCACTGCAGCAACCGGGGACGTCATCAGATTAAAgcggggggaggaggagggggaattaATTGCGCTAATTAAGAgctttaagaaaaaaataaattgtacaGTAACTGCGGAGAAACAGGGAGCGGCGGTGGCAGCCTGCGGGGCGTCTGGGGAGTGTACACTTCGGACCCTCCTGCGGCTTCACAGgtaatgctgggagctgtagttcagCGCCACGGGATGTAGACCACAAATGAAGGGTGAATTGGATTGTCGACCACAAACCTGTATGTGTTGGGGGCTCATGGGGATCTGAGGAAGATGGAGAAGCTGGATGACGATATGCCCGATCTTCTGGTTCACAGGAAAAAAATAGAATCGTAGGAGAGGATTGTGGCAGTAGAAGGCACGCACACTCAGCCAAAACTGAGAGTGCATGATTATGGAGGAAGGGGTGTTCAAATAAGTTTTTGCTAATATTTAGAGGTCGGTTGTTTTTGGCCCTGTAGCTGGAGAGGGGGTCCCGCACGGCTGCTGTGTAACTGGTAGGTAAAGCTTCGCCCCTCTGTCTGGGTGTATACGGAGGTTGTGCGCGGAGTACAGCAGATCCGGGCGGATTACTCTCCGGCACAGTAGATCCCGCTCTGTGAATAGCTCGTTGTTCGGCCCTATCTCTCTGATCTGTAGGTGATTATTCAGGTCGTGTCTGGACAGGACTGTTTGCTCAGCTATTACCGGTGTTACCAGGCACTTACACAGCAGTTGTTGTATCAGAGACCGGACCCCAcaagagatgggggggggggggggcaacacaGGGTCGGGGTCTATAGAATATCCCCAAACCGTGAGCTGGTGGAGGCATCAGATACTATCCTCTGCAGATATAACGACTTTCTACAAAAGTTTGGAGGTACTTGTGAGGTCAGACCCTGATGTTGGGGTCCCCCAATCTGCTTTATAAGTGTTGGATGAGGCTGAGGTCGGGGCTCTGTGcggccgtcccccccccccccaatgtctGTATGGACCTTGTGCACCAGGCACAGTCATGGTGAACTCAAAGGGTCTTCCCCAAAGTGTTCCCACAAAGCtcgaagctacaattgtccacaatgtcttgtgcttCACTGAAATTAAGGGGCCGAGGatgacccctgataacagcccataGTATCATCCTTCTGTACCAAACTGTACAACCAGCACAATGTTGTCAGGGGGTAACATTCTCCTTCACCAAAcccagacgcagatagagcagtgtgatccatcactgcacagaacacgtctcctccagagtcctgtggtggcggctttacaccactTCATCAGATGtccaacattgtgcttggtgatgtacggctcggcattgtgcttggtgaggtacagctcggcattgtgcttggtggtgtacggctcggcattgtgcttggtggtgtacggcttggcattgtgcttggcgatgtatggctcggtattgtgcttcgtgatatacggctctgcattgtgcttggtgatgtaaagctctgcattgtgcttggtgatgtacggctctgcattgtgcttggtgatgtacggctctgcattgtgcttggtggtgtacggctcggcattgtgcttggtgatgtacggctcgacattgtgcttggtggtgtacggctcggcattgtgcgtggtggtgtacggcttggcattgtgcttggtgatatacggctctgcattgtgcttggtgatgtaaagctctgcattgtgcttggtgatgtacggctctgcattgtgcttggtgatgtacggttcggcattgtgcttggtgatgtatggttcggcattgtgcttggtgatgtatggctctgcattgtgcttggtgatgtacggctctgcattgtgcttggtgatgtacggctcggcattgtgcttggtgatgtacggctctgcattgtgcttggtgatgtgcggctcggcattgtgcttggtggtgtacggctcggcattgtgcttggtggtgtacggctcggcattgtgcttggtgatgtatggctctgcattgtgcttggtgatatacggctctgcattgtgcttggtgatgtaaagctctgcattgtgcttggtgatgtacggctctgcattgtgcttggtgatgtacggctcggcattgtgcttggtgatgtgcggctcggcattgtgcttggtgatgtatggctctgcattgtgcttggtgatgtatggctctgcattgtgcttggttatgtatggctcggcattgtgcttggtaatatatggctctgcattgtgcttggtgatgtacggctcggcattgtgcttggtggtgtacggctcggcattgtgcttggtggtgtacggctcggcattgtgcttggtggtgtacggctcggcattgtgcttggtgatgtacggctcgtgcAGATGAAGCTCCCGGCaggtgcagtgtttgtgctgatgttaccagaggaggtctgcactctgcagttatggagtcagcagagcggtggtgacttgtctgccctctgctcctcagcactcggccccccactCTATCGTGATGGGGTCTGAGTTGCTGCGGGTCCTCACTAATATCCCTCACAGGTGATTGGGGATGAttcaggaggaagaaatgtcaGGAACGGACTTGTTACGTGTTTCTGGGAATTCTGGGTAACTTGGACCCCGGTGACTTCAATGATGTCTGTTTCTGGCGGGGGGGGGCAGCTTTATGTGATAATTACGTTCCCTCCTTTTTCCTGTGGTGGGATCTGTCTGTTCTCGGTGTTTTTGTGCCTCCGTTCTCAGAGCCAAGGTTACCCTTTGTGGTCCTGGGCTTTCCCCTTACGGGTGCCGCTCGGCTCTATTTATTGACACAAAGGCTTAGTTGTCAGAGCGCAGGTGACACATGACAGATTCTCCCCGTGCAGGTACACAGCGCTGTATGTACCAGGAGCCGTGTCTCCAACACAACGCCGCTTCACCGCTGCCCGGAGAGGGGATCGCCGCCACCCGCCACCATGGCATCGAAGACCAGCGGGAAAAGGGCCTCTGTGGCCAGTGTGCGGATCAGCCTGGACAACGCCGACAAACCCGGCCCGAAAATGGTAAAGTCTCACGCTGAGCTGTAGTATTATCATGCCTACTGTAGCGTTATAAGCCTATTACGTGCCTGATGTGCCGCAGGACAATAGCGCTGATTGCAGGAGGGGAAAAGCGGATTGTGACAATGATTAGATCCAGGAACAATCGCTGCAGAAATCAGGACAGATCTACAATTCACTTATCCTACTGGATCCGACCCATGAGCTTCTCTAGATGAGATATTATAAGGGGTCTCATCCCCTCCCCTGATTTTACCAAGGATGAAAAATCCTGGTCCTGGAACCTACAGAAGAGATTTTGTCCCCCAAAATATTCACACATGGTGCTGATGGCAGAGTATTCTAGGAATCTTGTAGAAATATGGCCGTGTGATGTCCCTGGTATGGCCGGGAGACGTCCAGCCTACCTAGAGAGAATCATGGAAATATGGCCGTGTGATGTCCCTGGTATGGCCAGGAGACGTCCAGCCTACCTAGAGGGAATCGTGGAAATATGGCCAGGTGATGTCCCTGGTATGGCCAGGAGACGTCCAGCCTACCTAGAGGGAATCATGGAAATATGGCCGTGTGATGTCCCTGGTATGGACGGGAGACTTCCAGT
Protein-coding sequences here:
- the TIMM29 gene encoding mitochondrial import inner membrane translocase subunit Tim29, whose protein sequence is MAGRCVGVLLRRSCSGTAAPAAAETKPGFWERMKSKKMVIWTRSLLRDYKEACKDIVVGAKERPLKACVYISLLAGVGVCSSKAPSEDSFHCSLLEASASLLLLSPWTRSRTSDGHVQRLLDLRNESRLRHVKLVCFSLMYEAPYDPDCDLYDAQCPHLQPRITDFPGRVLDVGFLGHWWLLKNKMKDCDINEEEFSRLPSSMRAISYNDLHSQENEKLYEIKFQPVVMCEDPE